One region of Lampris incognitus isolate fLamInc1 chromosome 4, fLamInc1.hap2, whole genome shotgun sequence genomic DNA includes:
- the socs4 gene encoding suppressor of cytokine signaling 4 — MSEKKSRGSDTRPKCGVRSWSADSYAWRGKKRCRNETAVRGPEMEGVEEPVVRSTSCPRRRRERTGSCSDGDIDGACRKALSRRSLRQKFQDAMGQCLPLRSHHHHHLNPGSVRPFSVLLWSKRKIHVSELMQDKCPFLPKTELAQCWHLIKKHGTHPSATRGLEAPYKTYSSSSSSPPPTPLSWEDISISPGLRSSSLEDWDPSCSHGETGSCCNHTDYILVPDLLQINNSPCYWGVLNRFEAEELLEGQPEGTFLLRDSAQDEFLFSVSFRRYSRSLHARIEQNGKRFSFDGRDPCMYRDPCVTGLLRHYSDPATCLFFEPLLSRPLHRTFPFSLQHLCRAVICSCTTYQGIERLPLPPQLGDYLRQYHIKCNGACAM; from the coding sequence ATGTCTGAAAAGAAATCCCGGGGCTCAGACACCCGACCCAAATGTGGCGTCCGTAGCTGGAGCGCAGACAGCTACGCATGGCGGGGAAAGAAGCGCTGCCGGAATGAGACGGCCGTCAGAGGACCAGAGATGGAGGGAGTGGAGGAGCCGGTCGTCCGATCTACATCCTGCCCGAGGCGGCGTAGAGAGAGGACTGGTAGCTGCAGTGATGGCGACATTGACGGGGCGTGTAGAAAGGCCTTGTCGCGGCGCTCCTTACGACAGAAGTTCCAGGATGCGATGGGTCAGTGTCTGCCTCTCCgttctcaccaccaccaccaccttaatCCAGGCTCTGTACGTCCCTTCTCTGTGCTTCTCTGGTCCAAACGCAAGATTCATGTCTCCGAGCTCATGCAGGATAAATGCCCCTTCTTGCCAAAGACTGAACTGGCCCAGTGTTGGCATCTAATTAAAAAGCACGGCACCCATCCAAGTGCCACCAGGGGCCTGGAGGCTCCCTACAAAACTtactcatcctcctcttcctccccaccTCCAACACCCCTTTCTTGGGAGGACATTAGCATTTCCCCGGGTCTTCGAAGCAGCAGTCTGGAGGACTGGGACCCTTCTTGTTCTCATGGGGAAACAGGAAGCTGCTGCAATCATACAGATTACATCCTGGTTCCAGATCTGCTCCAGATCAACAACAGCCCCTGCTACTGGGGAGTGCTAAACCGCTTTGAGGCAGAGGAGCTTCTAGAGGGGCAACCGGAAGGCACTTTCCTGCTCCGAGACTCCGCCCAGGACGAGTTCCTTTTCTCCGTCAGCTTCCGTCGTTACAGTCGTTCCCTGCACGCACGCATCGAGCAGAATGGCAAGCGCTTCAGTTTTGACGGACGTGACCCGTGCATGTATCGTGACCCCTGTGTGACGGGCCTTCTGAGGCACTACAGCGACCCGGCCACCTGTCTATTCTTTGAGCCCCTCCTATCCCGACCACTGCACAGGACTTTCCCATTCTCCCTCCAGCACCTGTGCAGGGCTGTAATCTGTAGCTGCACCACCTACCAGGGTATTGAGAGACTACCACTCCCCCCCCAGCTCGGGGACTACCTCCGACAGTACCACATTAAGTGTAATGGAGCCTGCGCAATGTAA